A DNA window from Porphyromonas gingivalis ATCC 33277 contains the following coding sequences:
- a CDS encoding non-canonical purine NTP diphosphatase, which yields MEKLIFATNNPHKLNEIRHILEGKVEIVGLDEIGCREDIPETADTLQGNALLKAEFVHKRYGLPCFADDTGLEVEALDGAPGVHSARYAGEPTNADANVRKLLEALSSVPHPRKACFRTVIALIDDHGKHFFEGKIEGTIASECRGSGGFGYDPVFIPEGHTLSFAEMGEETKNQISHRALAVAQLRDFLLCAK from the coding sequence ATATTCTTGAGGGAAAGGTGGAGATTGTCGGGCTGGACGAAATAGGTTGTCGGGAGGATATTCCCGAAACGGCCGACACACTACAGGGAAATGCTTTGCTCAAAGCAGAATTTGTTCACAAACGATATGGTTTACCTTGCTTTGCTGACGACACAGGCTTGGAAGTAGAAGCTCTTGACGGAGCACCCGGCGTCCACTCTGCACGGTACGCAGGAGAACCGACCAATGCCGATGCCAATGTACGGAAACTACTCGAAGCATTGAGCAGTGTACCACATCCCAGAAAAGCATGCTTCCGTACCGTGATCGCCCTGATCGATGATCATGGAAAACACTTCTTCGAAGGGAAGATCGAAGGTACCATAGCATCTGAATGCAGAGGATCGGGCGGCTTCGGCTATGACCCCGTTTTCATCCCGGAGGGACACACGCTCAGCTTTGCAGAAATGGGAGAAGAAACCAAAAATCAAATCAGTCATCGTGCTTTGGCGGTGGCACAGCTCCGCGATTTTTTATTATGTGCAAAATAA
- a CDS encoding C1 family peptidase — protein MNKKIFVASLAFAAASVAGSMQAQNAKGALTPKVLEEIRSSYAGTPADRALRNAVIANGMTFTNSAKTDFPDAQFSHRVQSKGISDQQQSGRCWLFTGMNVLRSRMITDNNMDSFFFSHNYSFFWDQLEKSNLFLQGIIDTRNKPIDDKMVEWLFKNPIGDGGQYTGVSENLMKYGLVPAEVMPETRNSNNTTSLNRILSKVLRQGGMRLRQAAEKGAGEAKLEAQKKDILKRVYRLLVMNLGEPPTEFTWSMRDASGKVISTQKYTPQSFFKQFVHEDMREDYVMIMNDPSRPFYKLFEIDYDRHNYDGKNWTYVNVPMEDLKQMAIASIKDSTMMYYSCDVGKELDRTRGILAMDNNDYASLLGEEFTLSKKERIQTFDSGSTHAMTLMAVDLDANGKPTKWMVENSWGANNGAQGHLIITDEWFDAYTFRLVVNKKYVPAKVLDILKTTPIRLPAWDPMFAPEQ, from the coding sequence ATGAACAAAAAGATTTTTGTTGCATCGCTTGCGTTTGCTGCTGCTTCCGTAGCAGGATCGATGCAGGCTCAGAATGCAAAAGGAGCTCTCACACCCAAAGTGCTCGAAGAGATCCGCTCATCTTATGCCGGCACACCGGCCGATAGAGCTTTGCGCAATGCAGTCATAGCTAACGGTATGACCTTTACAAACAGTGCCAAGACGGATTTTCCCGACGCTCAGTTTAGCCATCGTGTCCAAAGCAAAGGCATATCCGATCAGCAGCAAAGTGGCCGTTGCTGGCTCTTCACCGGCATGAATGTCCTGCGATCAAGGATGATAACGGACAACAATATGGATTCTTTCTTCTTCTCCCACAACTATTCGTTCTTTTGGGATCAATTGGAGAAATCCAACCTCTTCTTGCAAGGGATCATCGACACCAGAAACAAACCGATTGACGACAAAATGGTGGAATGGCTCTTCAAAAATCCGATTGGCGACGGCGGACAATACACCGGTGTATCGGAGAATCTGATGAAGTACGGTCTCGTACCTGCCGAGGTGATGCCCGAGACTCGCAATAGCAACAATACCACATCCCTCAACCGCATCCTCTCCAAAGTACTGCGCCAAGGTGGTATGCGCTTGCGTCAGGCTGCCGAAAAGGGAGCCGGTGAGGCGAAGCTGGAAGCACAGAAGAAAGACATTCTCAAGCGTGTCTATCGTCTGCTCGTCATGAACCTCGGGGAGCCTCCCACGGAGTTTACATGGAGCATGCGCGATGCATCCGGCAAGGTGATCTCTACACAGAAATACACACCGCAGAGCTTCTTCAAGCAGTTTGTGCATGAAGATATGCGCGAGGATTACGTCATGATCATGAACGATCCCAGTCGTCCTTTCTACAAACTCTTTGAGATCGACTATGACCGCCACAACTACGACGGCAAGAACTGGACATACGTGAATGTACCGATGGAAGACCTCAAGCAGATGGCTATCGCATCCATCAAAGACAGCACCATGATGTACTACTCTTGCGATGTTGGTAAGGAGTTGGATCGTACTCGTGGCATATTGGCTATGGACAATAACGACTATGCCTCACTGCTCGGCGAAGAATTCACGCTCAGCAAGAAGGAACGCATACAGACATTCGATAGTGGTTCTACGCACGCCATGACACTTATGGCAGTGGATCTGGACGCGAACGGCAAGCCCACCAAATGGATGGTAGAGAACAGTTGGGGAGCCAACAACGGTGCACAGGGTCACCTGATCATCACTGACGAATGGTTCGATGCCTATACATTCCGTTTGGTTGTAAACAAGAAGTATGTACCGGCCAAGGTGCTCGACATCCTGAAGACCACGCCCATACGCCTGCCCGCATGGGATCCCATGTTTGCCCCCGAGCAATAA